In Littorina saxatilis isolate snail1 linkage group LG8, US_GU_Lsax_2.0, whole genome shotgun sequence, a single genomic region encodes these proteins:
- the LOC138974770 gene encoding uncharacterized protein: protein MNVFISFCVMLACFLPVNALNLTACNGGQIDIVHGTQASINCTGLFAQHNYTWSITTPSTGAEMTIGTCLSNSSIPCQHVNVSDTDYNITRGPASNGTDVSTVRFVANETDHHNTTIRCALSDSPPGVTCTIHVIEAYRLSGCFVVENAQRRISCFYREPTYGMYWSITYLNGTYGTVAQCASCENDSCPHCIVNTTEFRVTRDQNSSVIKMVSGRDVDKDGAELKCSRNDNVTDDVCKISVFFLQLV from the exons TTAACGCGCTGAATTTGACTGCATGCAATGGCGGTCAGATAGACATAGTGCACGGCACGCAGGCATCCATCAACTGCACTGGACTATTTGCCCAACACAACTACACCTGGTCCATCACCACGCCCTCCACTGGAGCAGAGATGACCATAGGGACATGTTTGTCGAATTCTAGCATCCCTTGCCAACATGTTAATGTTTCTGACACTGACTACAATATCACACGAGGTCCTGCAAGCAACGGAACAGATGTGTCCACTGTACGTTTTGTTGCTAACGAAACAGAtcaccacaacacaaccataAGGTGCGCCTTATCTGACAGTCCGCCCGGGGTCACCTGCACAATCCACGTCATTGAAG CGTACAGGCTTTCTGGCTGTTTTGTGGTGGAGAATGCGCAGAGACGAATCAGCTGTTTCTACAGGGAGCCAACCTACGGCATGTACTGGAGCATCACCTACCTCAATGGAACTTACGGTACAGTGGCGCAGTGTGCGTCATGTGAGAATGACTCGTGTCCTCATTGTATCGTGAACACCACTGAATTCAGGGTAACGAGGGATCAAAACTCCAGTGTAATAAAGATGGTGAGCGGAAGAGATGTGGACAAGGATGGTGCTGAGCTCAAGTGTTCCAGAAACGACAATGTCACTGACGATGTTTGCAAGATAAGCGTCTTCT tcctacagcttgtgtga